The sequence below is a genomic window from Cataglyphis hispanica isolate Lineage 1 chromosome 13, ULB_Chis1_1.0, whole genome shotgun sequence.
GATGGACACGCCATATAAAATCGAAGAGTTTGAATACCACGACATATATCATTCGCAGGctgactatatatttttaaattatttatatttctcaaaattcaaaataattttatacgtggattctctcttctttcttcgattttattttaacaatattttctttattattatcaaaaattttatgcagtttcgcaaaattatagtaaaatagcGACGCATAACAATATGTATtacaatatcatatatcataaatatttatatcgtacAGTTTTTATCACGTAATTAGAAggatagtaataaatatataacgtttAAATATCGATACCTCGTAATGTActcttccatttttatttagtgGCGCTATTTGACAATAAATGTGtttgatttcaaattttgccaatgtaatataagaatagcgtttaatgttaatatgaaATGAAAAGCGAATGTCTACGTTAGCATtaagtatgtaataatatatatcgtaataattaCCTCTGCTGCAGTAGGTACTGGGCCATTTGTATCTGATTGGGAATCCCGGTAATAGTAATGATACGATCATTACTGCCAGGCAGTGGCTCGTCTATAGTTATTCCGGCACCACTGTCGGACCTGATTTTTCTGATCCGTGCACCGCCTTTGCCGATTATGGCTCCGGCCAACTGcaaacaagaataaaatttataaatgaggCTCCTCTCTTTACACTTTAACATATAGCCTAAGAGCAAGTATAATTCTAAGATACCACAatcattgttaaatattttttttttcatcgagaatatagatataaatatgataaatattagctTAATCAACTTACGTCTTTGGGAATGGTGACTTGTGTACTGGTCTTGTTTCCGCTCATGTTGCCCTGGTTGCCTTGATTGTTTCCACCCATAGGTGGGCCACCACTCATCCCCAAGTTACCACCGCCACCTAGGCCATTAGGCGCGCCTCCTTGCATACCCCATCCATCACCTGCGACAAAAGAAACATTAATGGACTCGTGTTTCACGGATATACGCGGATTCtcgaatatatatgatatttcgaCGACATACGATTTAATGGAATATTCGTCATCCGTATCTTATCAGCATCTTAATctccaataatattttaatattttccctcgcgattaaaaacatttctcttttcaaatCTTTGATTAAAACGCCAAAAATCAAGATGGCTCTTTGATCATCGCCACGTGCTTCAACGTGGatcatcaataaaaaagatttttccttACCGTTGTAATTTCCGCTTGCGTAGGGTGGCGGTCCGCCTCGGTTTCCACCATATCCACCGCCGGCGCGGCCACCGTCATAACCGCCTCCGCCACCGCTGTTGCCTACGCGGGAGTTACCGCCGTATCCACGATCCGGTGGGCCACCGGACATTCCTCCGCCGCTGTTGCCGCGCGGACCGCCTCTCGATGGCGGCGGAAAGCCGCGATTCATGTCACCAGGACCGCTGCCGCGATTGTCGCGTCTGGGAGGCATTCCGCTGCCAGCGTTACCTCCGGCACCAGCGCTATTGCCGCCGCCGCCTCCACCGCCAGCACCGCGACCACCAGGGCCGCCGAATCCACCGACCTTGCCCTGATTACCATCTGCGTTGCCATAGCCGCCGTAATCATCGGCATAATAATCGTCAAAATTGTGCGGGTCGTAAGGGTTGTTCACACCCTTTAACGGTGACTGGAAAATAAAAGTGCGACGTTACTCTTCTTCCTTGATGATCGATTATAGATATGCAAATAgagcaaaaatattctaaaaatttaaaggaattttttGACATGTCGTTTCTATACAagattagaataatatatataaacgaaatGGCGAGACACTTTATATGCGTAGTAGAAGAAACGAATCATTCGCGCCTAACAAAAAGGATCGCATTCGCTCGTATATGTAGGATGTAACCGCTCGATTTATAGGAAAGTCATGATCTCTATACTTACGGTCTTAATGGTGGCGATCAATTCGCGTATGCATTCGATGCACGTCGTGGGTTTCCCGCAGATGCTGATGAGGCGATCCGTACTGCGGGGGCAGGTGTTGGAATAGATCTTGATCCTGGCTCCGGTTTTCTGGAACATAAAAGATATTCGAGCGCGTTAGACGACGTTGTACGACAGCTACTCAAGGATCGGGATAAATTCCGTAGAACTTTTCGCGTATCGATTTGCATCGAGAGGAGGGGATTGATACCGAGAACTTCCAACATTGTTGGGAAGTTGAAAGAATTCGAGTAGATAATGGTTCTGTAACAAAGTTTACGCTTATTCTGGAATCTGGATACGGATAACGCGCATATATCAAAGAATTCTTTAACACATACAATTCTCTATATTTtgcttgattttataattccaTTTCTTTCACCATTAATTGACGATTACGTGATCTCAACTGATATCGTTAAGTTAATAACTCAACGAATCATCGcgctcttttcttttaattacacGTTAATGTAACGTGAATGCGATAACCCCCGAGTCTGTCTACTTTTTTAAGTCTACAACTCTCGCCCACCCCTTAACGACCTAACAATGCTCGAATGTTTTCGTACTCGCTACGTTAATCTGCACCCCGTTCTTTTTGCTGCACAGACTTCTAAGTAATACCTCGAGACGACAATGGTCAGATTGCGTGCTGATAGTCGCTTAACAGTCTACCTAACCGTAGAGACCACTTTCTTAGATCGTGATCACGCTACGTCGAGACGGTTAAGTGCAGCACGTCGGGGTGGTTCCTCAAATCTTTCTCCGGCTAGTTTCGACTTGTCGTCcgcgttgtaaaaaaaaaaaaaataattagcgaCCGTAAAACTTTTAAAGATAACGGACGCGTTATCAAATATTGCTGTTACACGAAActacatttatatacgatCACGGAACGATGAAACTGATAGACAATGACATACGTATATACCAGGCTGGACATCCGGAGATGCGGCTTTGATGCGAATAACGCAGAAGCGAAAAATTGCCGATAATATCGACAGCTGTGTGCACAAACGCGAAATATCCAAAACAGATAACAATCTAGTTCGCGCATATGTACACAAAGTGTGTCCGGCAACCGTTGGTATTGTGCGGAGAAATCGCGCCGTTTAATTACGTAGATCAAAGCaattccctctccctctctcttttctcctgAATCCCCTACCAATCTCGTACAGATCCATTGAAACGATGTTTTCGATGCAGATATTCGGTAACAGGGATGCCGGCGTTAATTCCGAAGTGATAGAGATTCGAGAGAAGGATATACATATGGATACATAAAgatagaggaagaaagagaaaaaacaaatgcaatttatattctgGCAGTTTAATCGTCTCAGTTTCACGAGTTTCAGGCAAgaaattacgttttttttttttcgaaaaagcaAAGGCAAcatttgctttattttattgaaaataaagatcGAGGGAATTGCTGATGAATGAATGGCAAATGGGGAGACATATCGCTCGGATATATAATTGGTCAATGGAATTCATAttcttgagaaataaaaaaaacgacaTCAAATACAATAGTTTTCTGTTTCGAATTTTGTTGCTCTCgagattcgaaaaaaaaaaatcgataaaatgacATGTGCACTAATGTTTACACAATGTATGCGCCTCCGACGTgagttataaatatgattttaatcaaattaattaattcagacGATACGCATCAGAATCAGCCAGATCAATCTCTCGGCGTGAtagaaatggaaataaatagatatcttTACACGCGCGATAGGATCATTTAATGGATTAGTAAATTGATTGAATTGTATTTTCGCAGCATTATTCTTTGACGATAATATCATGTTTGCATTTCATTTCCATCTTCATTTCAATTCGCGAATATATCATGacattaagtttttattaactaGACATGAAATGTATCTCTCTCGAGCTTACGAGTAGTaagaatcttatttatataccgTAATGCCAAAGTAAGATTTATCAGGGAGGAGCTGGCAGCGCaactttgataattaattgacgaagctcgagagcgagagagaaaaataaaaggctAAGATGAAAGCTTCTCGTTGTAGTGCTTCTTGACTCGCGTTTCTCGCGAATAAGGCGTCCCGGAGAGAATTTTCGACAGAAACTTCCGCTCGCCTGAACTTTCTATCCTTTGACATTCGATATCGGTACACTTGAAAAGATGCGGATCGATTGTCCTTTGAAAGAGGCAACGTGTCGTAAATATAACAGCGTAAGTTGCATCATTGAAGAGAGTGATCCGAGAGATTTGCTTTTATGTGACGGAAGGAGATTATCTTTGCGAACGAGAACATTGCATGACGATACATTGTACGAAAATACCGATAACACTCAAAACGCCGGGCACGAAATTCTCTATAATCAATCTCTCGATCGTCACAGAAATGCGCCGtatagattttcaattttccaagAGTTTCAGGACTTTCAAAACTTTCCACGATCGCGGGACTTTCTTCGCGAGTTgaattttcttgaatattcAAGAGCCGAAGATAATGGTTTCCCGAAGTTTCAAGGTCGCGAACTTAAAATATGCCATTCCACGCACGTTAAACTTTGACATTTATACagcatcatatatatatatatatgaattgctATAAgcttattaaaactatttgcattttccattttcgttcctataaaaaattttcttatctctACTCGCACATTTTGTGCAAATATGTGTTTTATtagttttcttttacatatatttttatttgaattttgatgtgaatgtgatataaaagttatctttctaaaaattaacgcgctttattttatatatatatatatatatatatatatatatatatatatatatatatttttttagaaagataacttttatatcacattcacatcaaaattcaaataaaaatatatataaaagaaaactaaTAAAACACATATTTGCACAAAATGTGCGAGTagagataagaaatttttttatagaaacgaAAATGGAAAATGCAAATAGTTTTAATAGGCTTACGGCAATTCGGTGCGAACACATTCGAAGGACTTCCAAGTCCTCGAAGTCCTGGCGGGATAACCATAGGGAAACATGGCTTTGTAAGCTGCATTGCGTCCAAATACGCATTCGCTTAACAATCCTCCGCCGTAGTGGCATCCGTGGCACAAGTCTGGAGTTTGCAAACTTCCGCGGTATTACGAGCGGCGTGATGAACTAATCTAAACATGAATCGCTCTATTCAATTCAATGCGACAAACTTTCATCCCTGCGGTAAGTTCATCGCCGCCAAAACTGCACTTATGTAAACGCTAAACCCGTCGACAATATCGCTCAATACCAATTTCGACATTTGTGTCAACTATATGCAGCATACGAGTTAACGATCTCGAATATTATAGATACTCGATATTCACATtctactttattttcttcgtaTTTCCTGTCtttgatcattatttatatatttttattaatttatatatttctctttaacgAAGTATTTTCATGAATTGATTAATTGTCTCAGAagcaaaacatatttaaattcaagtataatttaaatataaacttcaTGAagagtatttaattaaattatttaattaattatttaattaattatttaattaaaaataatattttaattaaaatatttttagcaagataataataagataatgaCATGAATAGCTTGAATAGCTTGATAAAATTCTGTTTCCACAAGAGACGAATATGCATATTCGACTACCGTGACATTATCACCTATCATATAAATACTGGCACCTATtggtcgaataaaaaatatacctgCATATAATGCATTTTCATGAGAGCTGCTTACGTACGATGTGAATCTACATATCGATATCACTGAAAAAGAGAGCTATCAGTTGGCTTGATTACTATCACAGTGATTGTATAGTGATATATTTCGACATCCCAGTCGTGTACGAGAACGTGCAGCTATTGTATCGCAACACATTCGTTTTTCTCGAGATTTCTTTCTTAGAATCAGGTAAGCTCCGATACAAATTCTTTGTGCGACtatgatttatgtaaatattaaaaacttggaCGCGCGGACTCCGTCTCGGGTTAAATGAAGCGAGACCCGTTTTACAAATCGACGTACTTTCATCGCCAAAATATTGTAGGATTCCAAGCTTTCTGAATCGTTTTCGGTTGAATTGTTTAACATTCTACAATTCGTAAGATACTTATCTAGATAggtagattaaaatttatatttctcaatctCTATTGAACGCTCTGACAGTCAcagaatttttgacaaatactTCTCTCCGCATACatgaattcaaataaataactgcaatcaatagaatattaatgaaaagcaAAAAAGTTGTTGTATAACTTGCCTGCTTTAcacgagagaaatattaacGAAGAGATcagaattgtaaaataaataaggcGTAATTTAAGGCCAAAAAAACATACGCGGAAATTCGCCGCGTGCAAGTGATCGGGACAGTTAAATACAGTGAAACTTAAGTATGAGAAACCCGTCTGTCACCATCGCCGTCGATTCGCAAGGTGAAAAGAAACGAAGCCACCGGCCCGAGCAGTGACTCCGCAAACGCGCGAGGAAACGAAGCGACGTAGCGCGACTCGGCTGTCGAGAAACTCACCTTTGTCCGATATATCCCGGGCCTGTTTTCCCTTTCAAAGTGCCATTCAAAGCACACAATCCGATTGAGATCTCGACATTGAAAtagatcgcgcgcgcgcacgtgcgTTGTGCCAAGGTGAAGCAGAGCGAgggaatttttatgttaaagtGATATTCTACGGTGAAAAGCGGActatcgttataaaaaaaaaaaagcaaagaacAGAATACAAGTGTACTTTTCGTAATCGAGCTTTctcataaataatcttttttctttacaaccTTTTTTTGTCAGTCTTGAACCACgatgaataaatatacgatCGACGAAGTAGCTCTGCACAATAATTGTGAAGATCTGTGGGTGATAATACACGGAAATGTCTATAATCTCACGTCCTTCCTCATGGAACATCCTGGCGGCGAAGAGGTATTGCTAGGATTAGCAGGGCAAGATGGAACAGAGTGTTTCGATAACATCGGTCATTCTGACGAGGCAAAACTACTTcgagaaaagtttaaaatcgGAGAAGTAACGAATCAGGAAAGCGGGACTCAATCCAAGATAACGAGCACGGTTCAATCGAAGGCAACTAGTGCAGATGAGATAACAGGTTATTTTCTACTTCAATTGTATTcctaattatacaaaaatctgCAGATTCAATATCAGTGttttacagataaaatatatcagattttTGTTCttaacgattatttattaaattggcagttttctaaaaataaattcacatatattcatatttatgtctgtattttctctgaaaaaagtattttaatgtgattacaataaacaataaaatgataaatatgtacGTTAACAATTCAATAACTATTAACTATTTCAAAGAcagttattacaataattttattgctaccCTAAGAGAAATAACAGACATAAAAGTCGTTTATCTCTCAATATCACTTCTAtgctttaagaaatattttcttctttaaggCGATGTAATAGAACCAACAGACGACTACAACGACTACGATCATCAAGCACAAACGAAACAAAAGTCTTCAATTCAAGGATTCATTTACGTTGCAATCGCAATTTATGCTGTCATATTCTACTATTACTATCAGACTATGTAATTTTGAAACGTTTCattgtgtgcatatatatatgtacacagatatttaattttaacaaaattctgTGCAAAATGAAATGTTTACGAAATTTGTTCTATCGAAAATAAGTTTGTTAGACTTTTTGAAGTGTGTCTcttgtttttgtttattgttgtttttcaagtaatttattatctttattatctttatagagCGATATAAAACTGTATCTTTTAAATTCTGCGTTGAAAGAGATATACGTTTATATTGTAAAGTTaaacaagtatttttataacactCTGATGaaagataattgaattaaaattatataatccggatgaaaataattgtgtgtgtgtaatttgtttatgataattttacaaattaaaatagaaagctTATTTCTgcgtttctattatttaatttacattataatgtaaCTTGTAACGAAGCGGCagcacagaaaatatattcaaatgattCAACAAAAATCCGATACATTTTACGTAACTCTTTCCGTTTTAATCTGTAATTTTAACACGCGCTTAtataagcaatatttaaaatatatatttgaaatgtatatcctggaaaaaaatattgtatctaAATTCATCGTGTATTGTCATCAGTaacaagtatttattatacatatattgcaggAAAACAGCCATCTTGTCGGTGAAGGAAATACtgaatgtgtgtatatgtatataaaagaaaaaaacttttgttgataatataataaatgtatatcacATGTATCACGTTACTGTTATTGACTAGaaatatttgcagaaaataataaatatgtatcaaaaataaatatatatatatatatatatatatatatatatatatatatttattttgatacatatttattattttctgcaaatatttCTAGTCAATAACAGTAACGTGATACATgtgatatacatttattatattatcaacaaaagtttatatatatatatatatatatatatatatatatatatatatatcgataaatatatatatcgatatatattttcgtatacatatattgcgaAATTGTGTGTCTCTGGTGAATGCACATTTCGTCGAGCAACTCTACTATCGTACTTATCTTTCTGTGACATACACGCAGATAAATAGTCGCGGCGTCACAGTGACTAGACGCTTTTGCATATGAATCGAACATCATGCTACATAATGCTAGAGTCCGCAGGAACAGAAATGATACGAGCTGATAAAAAATTCcaagaaaatacaatttttcttgtattcttcaattttaatagaagtttcaaaagattttacaCTCTAATCGCGGCTATATATCATCGCGATGAATAGCTGGAGATGATTACatgataaataacatatttttcaatctttgcACTGATTATATCATTCATTAGATTCATgacatgaatatattttcacttattaatttcatttatctgTTCACCGTTGCAATCTTTTTgataaacagaaaatattttcttcgacTTAGTTTGTGAGAGCTGCATgcgtgataaaatataattattcttttaaaaatagaacgaACAAAACtatttactaatatttacTACTTTATACACCATTtactaatatttctaaatattttacacaagcATTAATATGTCAaactaaattgataaatttgatttagtgAAGTTGCTTTATCAATGAATAATCTAGGTCATTGTACAAACACAAGAATAGATTCACATTATGAAGAATAAAGTCATTTTATGATAGATATTACATGCATTTTATCAATGTCATTCCTACTTTATAAACGCTGTACACACTAATGTAGTATGCAATCAGCAAGCATCCATGAATGGGGCGATCTAATATCGTAAATCTCTTGTGAAACAAGATTctgataattattcaaaatttttttcgttatgaaaaacgagagagagagagagagaaacatgtgagaaattgtaattataacttttccGGCGCCATTTTCTCTCAAATCggttttgcatatttttacagTGACCTTGTATTTAGGGAACATTGAGATCAAAGATCTAATTACAGTAGGATCAGCGTAAAGATTGGCAACGCTGCCATCGGATAACAACGGACGGCACAGTGGGGCTCAACTGAATACACGACGTGGCCTAAACGAAGAGGAGGGGATTATAAAGTTATACGATCAACAAGCCGGATTCCACAGTGTTTACGCGAGTGTGTCTCAGTGCGGAAGTTCGTGAAGCGGCGTCATCCACAGCGGAGATCAACGATTGGCATACGCACCTGCAGCACTACTTCATATCTCTCGATAACGCTTCATTCCATCCTTCCTTCAGAAAAGTCGATTTTTATCCGCAAAAGCGAAGCGAGTGGAGGTACGTTCGAAACGATCGACGAATTCTATTGCGCGAACTGGTTTAGAGGACGAAGCCGTCTTCGTCGAGGGAGAACGATTCGACACAACCGGTTCGTTTCGTAGGAAAATACGTTATAGAGAGATCTTATCGATCCAATGCCACTTGCCAAATTCGTATCTTGTTTGTTCGGTGGAGATATCTCTCAATGATGATGATCTCTCCACTCGCGGTGCCGAGTGTTTGCGCTCAAGGCgtgtttgaaattttgaaatttccaCACGCGAAAACATGAAGTTTCGTAAACGAACTCATCCAACTGCGAATCGGAcgaagtttaattatattgtgacGAGAGGAAAACATTTCTCGAACTGTACGCGAACGACTGTGATTATGGTTTATCCGGGATTCtcgttgacaaaaaaaaaaaaaaaataattatacataaatctcCTTTTAGATAGtgaataaaacgaaaaataaaaatataatttttctcggaAAATCTTTTAGAGATGAAGTTTTCACTGGTAAAAATCTCTGTTCAATCTTTTCCTATACTCTTTGCTAGGAAATTATTCAGAGCACCCGAGTGTGCACACTTCGGAGAAAatctattaatgtaataatagtatatcaattctaaaaattataatattagaagaTCCTCGATTTACAGATCGATCCTACGTTGTTACGATAAAACAGCGCTCAGATAAATATCCAGGAATGCTCAAtaacaaaaatgaatattcaatGATCACCTTGTTAATTCCGAAATCGATTGCGTGTCAAAAGAGTttgcttaattattatatctggtacttataaaagaattcgccgagtcatttataaaaatatcattaaaatgctatagtatatttttgaagatcAGTCGAAAAACAGTCTTACTGCGTGGTCTGCTGTAGAATAACTGAGGCACTCGTTACGCAATCAATCTTTAATGACCTTGACCATATCAGACGGCTCATTCTTCTCTAATAAACACTATGAAACGCATGTAtgacattctatatatatatatatatataacgcaaCATTACAATTCCTTTCTGCAATTATACATTGCCAATCGTGACGTATGTATTTGCACAACAACGctttaatttgttgaaaatgaGACTTGCTACACGTGTCGAgtgaaatttaatgaaattcaagagtattttatatagagaatCGTAGTAGATAATCTCTATTACATTCGCTATATTTTACACGAGACAAAATAATAGATGTAATTTCAATTCTTGCTCTTCAGATCGACAGTCATCGATAGTCAATAATCTTAAtacttctttctttattttaggCGGACTgtacaaagataaaatagagCGAAACGTCAACGAGACATGGCGAAGGAATTCACGAGAAGCGAAATCCAGAGAAACGACGAGGAGAACACTACGCTGTTCATCCTGCATGACAAAGTATATAATGTTTACGACTTCCTCAACGAGCATCCCGGTGGCGAGGAGATCCTGCTCGATCACAAAGGCAAAGACGCCTCCGAGGGCTTTGACGATGTCGGACATTCGAACGATGCTATGGAGCTGATGAAGAAGTATCAAGTCGGCGTACTCGTCGAATCGGAAAGGACGAATCGATCACCAAAGCGGGGCTGGGTATCGGGATATGCCTCGAAAGAGGCAGAGAACTACACGAAGGGACCCGGCATACCCTTTTATTTGCTCATAGGTGGAATCGCGCTCGCTATGACcttcttcatattttattctttttaaacaatCATCTTCGTTGGATAATTATACGCAACGCGAGAATGCTGCGTACGTGTGATAATGTGATAGAACGAGGAACAAGACACAGAATGCAGGATCATTCtcatattatctattaatgcTATTATGTTTTCGAAAAAACATTCACgtttttctaacaataagtaattaattttattttgaaaagagaGGTTTTGTTTTATACACTTGTATTTCTCAAGATGGTTAATGTTCAAATGATAATTtccaatatgcaatatttataaatgaagatatacaattaattacgaagaatatgaaaatagcatcgaattttataaattgaacaaagattttcaataaaattaaagcataTTTGTCAATTCGTTGGATTAACTTCAAATCAccgatttaaatttcattttcttacgTAAATTGTTAAGTTTCATTCAAAATAAGTTTCATCTGATGTCTTATCAGACTGATTTCTATAGTGTAAGCAAATTGCTTAAGTCAAAATAGTTTACTTTATATGTGATTATcggacaaattaaaaaaacagtcATTATATGATGATTCTGCAGTGCTgcaataaaaacgaaaaaatcaaactgaatgaaaaaaagactATCGCTTGAAAACAAGTCGGAAAATAGTAAAGTATATAGTTATAGATATCAGAAAACTTGTATACGCACAAACcgtttcgaaaaatttataaaaatcatcagTCATATAtagattctttatattttaaattttccataaaactacaaaatttcaagcattgaaaaaatatcaattttaataaataatattttttataatttaattttttttttattttttttacaatttaaaaaaatgcatatacatttattgtatgcatatataaatgtaaaatcttgaaatttcgTCGAAATAAGGGatacaataaattacaattgtgCATTAAAagctaaagaaataatttgataattgctgagaaaatatttgataacttGTATCAATTCGATAAATAATGTTCGAAATTCCCTatgcattcttttttaaaaaccaTTTTTATCTCTGAATCCAAGATAAGATTAtcgcttttatttaaaaatgtatcgaCTTTCTTTCGTATTTACTTATgtataaggaaaaaataagATGCGTAATGCGTTTATCGTATACTTTTCATTACTTATATCGCACACTTTACATCGAACTTtacttgttaaaaatattgattaacattatcaattttcaagtgttatttcttttttaaagataaatttttaagcatAAATTCTCGGCACAATATGCTGTTCCATACCGTATCTTCACTGCTGTGTACTTCTGTATTGCAAAACGAtacactaaaaaataaaatttggaatCTTTGCAATCTAGTACACACTCCTTTCTATTTGATTATTCACAATGGAAAgatacgataaataaattgcgcaCAACAATGATAGATAACTAATTGGAAaagttaagaatattttaatgaagaatattgtagttttttatataaacatttttatattaacatttttatattaatcgttgGA
It includes:
- the LOC126853998 gene encoding cytochrome b5-like, translated to MAKEFTRSEIQRNDEENTTLFILHDKVYNVYDFLNEHPGGEEILLDHKGKDASEGFDDVGHSNDAMELMKKYQVGVLVESERTNRSPKRGWVSGYASKEAENYTKGPGIPFYLLIGGIALAMTFFIFYSF
- the LOC126853951 gene encoding heterogeneous nuclear ribonucleoprotein K isoform X1, which encodes MKREAEAGAMTGSGGPTSPHKRYRQGDDELRLLIPSKVAGSIIGKGGQNITKLRSQYKASIIVPDCPGPERVLTISSDLPTVLQVLNEVVPNLEETRFQNGSRHGSDEIDVRMLVHQSQAGCIIGKGGLKIKELREKTGARIKIYSNTCPRSTDRLISICGKPTTCIECIRELIATIKTSPLKGVNNPYDPHNFDDYYADDYGGYGNADGNQGKVGGFGGPGGRGAGGGGGGGNSAGAGGNAGSGMPPRRDNRGSGPGDMNRGFPPPSRGGPRGNSGGGMSGGPPDRGYGGNSRVGNSGGGGGYDGGRAGGGYGGNRGGPPPYASGNYNGDGWGMQGGAPNGLGGGGNLGMSGGPPMGGNNQGNQGNMSGNKTSTQVTIPKDLAGAIIGKGGARIRKIRSDSGAGITIDEPLPGSNDRIITITGIPNQIQMAQYLLQQSVHENADHY
- the LOC126853995 gene encoding cytochrome b5-like; this encodes MNKYTIDEVALHNNCEDLWVIIHGNVYNLTSFLMEHPGGEEVLLGLAGQDGTECFDNIGHSDEAKLLREKFKIGEVTNQESGTQSKITSTVQSKATSADEITGDVIEPTDDYNDYDHQAQTKQKSSIQGFIYVAIAIYAVIFYYYYQTM
- the LOC126853951 gene encoding heterogeneous nuclear ribonucleoprotein K isoform X2, which produces MKREAEAGAMTGSGGPTSPHKRYRQGDDELRLLIPSKVAGSIIGKGGQNITKLRSQYKASIIVPDCPGPERVLTISSDLPTVLQVLNEVVPNLEENGSRHGSDEIDVRMLVHQSQAGCIIGKGGLKIKELREKTGARIKIYSNTCPRSTDRLISICGKPTTCIECIRELIATIKTSPLKGVNNPYDPHNFDDYYADDYGGYGNADGNQGKVGGFGGPGGRGAGGGGGGGNSAGAGGNAGSGMPPRRDNRGSGPGDMNRGFPPPSRGGPRGNSGGGMSGGPPDRGYGGNSRVGNSGGGGGYDGGRAGGGYGGNRGGPPPYASGNYNGDGWGMQGGAPNGLGGGGNLGMSGGPPMGGNNQGNQGNMSGNKTSTQVTIPKDLAGAIIGKGGARIRKIRSDSGAGITIDEPLPGSNDRIITITGIPNQIQMAQYLLQQSVHENADHY